The nucleotide sequence AGGTGGTGTCGGACTTTCGGACCACCCAGCAGTTACGCGAGCTCTTCGAACTAGCCGCGCAATGCCTTGCTCCCGGTGCGCGCTTGGTCTTCAACGCCTTCCTGGCCTGCGGCGGCTACACGCCGGACCAAGCGGCGCGCGAGTTCGGCCAACAGGCCTACACGACCATTTTCACCCGGCACGAGCTATCGGTTGCGGCGGCCGGACTACCCGTCGAACTCATCGCTGACGACTCCGTGTACGACTACGAGAAGGCGCATCTGCCGTCCGACGCCTGGCCTCCCACCAGCTGGTACGCCGACTGGGTCAGCGGCCTCGACGTGTTTCCGGTGGCCCGCGAGATGAGCCCGATCGAGCTGCGCTGGCTGGTCTTTCGCAAGACGCACTGAAGTGCCCCGGTCACACCGGCAGTAGTTCGTCGATCACGGTGGCCAGCTGCTTTGCCGATCGGCATTCGTGCATCGCGATGACCTCCTGATAGCGCGGCACCGCCGAGTCTCCGCTGCCCCACAGGTGTTGGGGCTCGGGGTTGAGCCAGTGCGCGTGCCTACTCGCGGTCACCATGTCGGCCAACACGTCGGTGGCCGGATTCCGGTAGTTGGTGCGACCGTCCCCGAGCACCAGAAGCGAGCTGCGCGGGGACAGCACGTTGGGGAAACCCTGCATGAAAGAGACAAACGCGTTGCCGTAGTCGGAATGGCCGTCTCGGCTGTAAACCCCGGCCTCCCTGGTGATCCGCTGGATCGCCACAGCCAAGTCAGCATCCGGCCCGAACATGTGCGTCACTTCGTCGGTGGTGTCGATGAACGCAAAGACCCGAACCCGCGAAAACTGTTGGCGTAGCGCATGTACCAACAGCAACGTGAAGTGACTGAACCCCGCCACCGAACCGGAGACGTCGCACAGCACAACCAGTTCCGGGCGCGCCGGGCGCGGCTTGCGCAACACCACGTCGATCGGCACCCCACCGGTGGACATCGATTTGCGCAGCGTCTTGCGCAGATCGATGGAGCCCGCCCGAGCGCGGCGCCGCCGAGCCGCCAACCGGGTCGCCAGCGTGCGCGCCAGTGGGGCAACCACCCGGCGCATCTGACGCAGTTGCTCACCGGAGGCTCGCAGGAACTCGACATTTTCGGAAAGCTGCGGAATGCCGTACATCTGGACGTGGTCACGCCCAAGCTGCTCGGCGGTGCGCCGCTTGGTCTCCGCGTCGACCATCTTGCGGAGCTGAGAAACCCTCTGCGCTGCAATCGCTTTAGCGATCTGCTCTTGGGTGGGGGTGGGCTCGTCACCATAGGGGGCGAGCAGGCCGGCCAACAGCTTGCCCTCGAGTTCGTCCAGCGCCATCGCCTTGAGCGCCTGATACGACGAGAACGACGGCCCCCGGCTGGAGCTGTACTTGCCGTAGGTCTCCACGATCCGCGCAATCATCCCCACCAGCCGCTGGTCCATGTCGGCCAGATCCGGGTTGTCGGTGAGCAAATCCAGCAGCATCTGCCGCATCGCCTCGACGTCGTCGGGCGGCAAGCCCTCGGACTGCCCGGCTTGCTCCTCGGTGATGACCGCCCGCGCGCCCAGGGCGGCCGGGAACCACAGGTCGAACATGGCGTCGTAGGTGTCGCGGTGGTCGGGCCGGCGCAGCACCGCACAAGCGATGCCCTCGCGCAGCACCTCACGATCCTCGAACCCAAGGGCCGCCATCACTCGGCCGGCGTCCACCGTCTCCGAGGGGCCCACCGAAATTCCGCTGCCGCGAAGCGCTTCCACGAAGCCAACCAGATGGCCGGGCAACCCGTGCGGGGCGAGCGGGTAGCTAGGTCGGATACGGCGAGTGGCCATCAGCGCAATCCCCTCAGTTCAACCGGAGTTCCCCGGTTGCGCGTTGCTGATCGGACTGATGTTTGAGCACCACACCGAGGGTGGCAGCAACGAC is from Mycobacterium marinum and encodes:
- a CDS encoding vWA domain-containing protein → MATRRIRPSYPLAPHGLPGHLVGFVEALRGSGISVGPSETVDAGRVMAALGFEDREVLREGIACAVLRRPDHRDTYDAMFDLWFPAALGARAVITEEQAGQSEGLPPDDVEAMRQMLLDLLTDNPDLADMDQRLVGMIARIVETYGKYSSSRGPSFSSYQALKAMALDELEGKLLAGLLAPYGDEPTPTQEQIAKAIAAQRVSQLRKMVDAETKRRTAEQLGRDHVQMYGIPQLSENVEFLRASGEQLRQMRRVVAPLARTLATRLAARRRRARAGSIDLRKTLRKSMSTGGVPIDVVLRKPRPARPELVVLCDVSGSVAGFSHFTLLLVHALRQQFSRVRVFAFIDTTDEVTHMFGPDADLAVAIQRITREAGVYSRDGHSDYGNAFVSFMQGFPNVLSPRSSLLVLGDGRTNYRNPATDVLADMVTASRHAHWLNPEPQHLWGSGDSAVPRYQEVIAMHECRSAKQLATVIDELLPV